A window of Mycobacterium bourgelatii genomic DNA:
GCATCCCCTTGATCCAGTACGCGACATCGTGGATGGGCTCCGAGCCGGGCTTGATGTAGGTGCCCTCGTGGACGGTCGAGAAGATCCCGACGGTCGGGCTCTTCGGTTTGATGCCCTGCAGCTCGGCGGAGAACTCACCGAGCAGCGGGTCCATCTGCGAGGTGTGGCCGGCGCCCTTGGTCTGCAGCTTGCGGGCGAACTTGCCCTCGGATTCCGCGCGGGCGACGATCGCGTCGATCTGGTCCGGCGGGCCGCCGATGACGGTCTGGCTGGGCGCGGCGTAGACACACACCTCGAGGTCGGGGTAGTCGGAGAACACCGTCTTGAGCTCGTCAGCGGAGTACTCGACGATCGCCATGAACCGGATGTACTCGCCGAACAGCATCGCCTCGCCCTCGCCCATCAGGTGCGAGCGGGAGCAGATGACCCGGGTGGCGTCCTCGAGGGACAGGCCCCCGGCGAAGTAGGCCGACGCCGGTTCACCCAGCGACTGACCGACCACCGCGGCCGGCTTGGCGCCGTGGTGCTTGAGCAGCTCACCCAGCGCGATCTGGATCGCGAAGATGGTGACGTTGCTGGTCTCGATGCCGTACTCGTGGGAGTCGTCGAGGATCAGCTCGAGCACGGAGTAGCCGCGCTCATCCTGGATCAGCGAGTCGACCTTCTCGATCCACTTGGCGAAGACCTCGTTGCGCAGATACAGGCTCTTGGCCATCTTCCGGTGCTGCGCACCGAAACCGGCCATGGCCCAGACCGGCCCGTTGGTCACCGGCCCGTCGACGCTGAACACGTTCGGCCGCTGCTTGCCTTCGGCGACCGCGCGCAGGCCCTTGATGGCCTCCTCGTGGTCGTGGGCCAGCACCACCGCTCGGGAGCGTCCGTGGTTGCGCCGCGACAGCGATCGCCCGATCGACTCCAGCGACGACGCCTGCCCCTCAGGGCTCTCCATCCAGTCCGCGAGTTCGGCGGCGGCCGCCTTCTTGCGGGAGGTCAAGAACGCCGAGACCACCAGCGGAATCAGCGGTGGTGTGGGCTCCTGTGCCGCAAGCTCTTCCAGAGCCAATTCCTTGAGCCGCAGCGCCTCTTCGGTCACACCGGGCAGCTCGTACTCGTCGTCCGCGCCGCCGACTCCGACCGTCTCGTCCGTGATGATCTCGCCGTACTCGTCGAAACGCAGCGAATGCCCTTCGCCCTCGGCGATGTCGCCGCCGGCGGACGTAACCACCGCTTGGGGCGTGGCTTCCGGCTCCGGCTCACGCTCGATGACGTCACGGGGCAGCACCTCGCGCAGCACCACGTGCGCGTTGGCACCGCCGAAGCCGAAGCTGGACACCCCGGCCAGGGCGTAGCCGCCGTAGCGCGGCCAGTCGGCGACGTGGTCGACCACCTTCAGCCGCATCGCGTCGAAGTCGATGTACGGGCTGGGGGCGGTGAAGTTGATCGACGGCGGCAGCTTGTCGTGGTGCAGCGCGAGCGCCACCTTGGCGATGCTGGCCACGCCGGCCGCGGACTCGAGGTGTCCGATGTTGGTCTTGATCGCGCCCAGCAACGCCGGCCGGTCCGCGGGCCGATTGCGGCCGACGACACGGCCAAGGGCCTCGGCCTCGATCGGGTCACCTAGGATGGTGCCGGTGCCGTGCGCCTCGATGTAGTCGACGTTGCGCGGGTCGATGCCGGCGTCCTTGTAGGCCCGGCGCAGCACCTCGGCCTGGGCGTCCTGGTTGGGCGCGATCAGGCCGTTGGACCGGCCGTCGTGATTGACCGCGCTGCCGGCGATGACGGCCAGGATCTGGTCGCCGTCGCGGCGGGCGTCGTCGACCCGCTTGAGCACGACCATGCCGCCACCCTCGGACCGGGTGTAGCCGTCGGCGTCGGCGGAGAACGACTTGATTCGGCCGTCCGGTGCCAGCACCGCGCCGATCTCGTCGAAACCGAGCGTGACGGCAGGGGTGACGAGCGCGTTGACGCCGCCGGCCAGCACCACGTCGGCCTCGCCGCTGCGCAGTGCCTGCACGCCCTGGTGGATCGCCACCAGCGAGCTCGAGCAGGCGGTGTCGACCATCACCGATGGTCCGCGGAAGTCGTAGAAGTACGACACGCGGTTGGGGATGATCGCGCCCGAGTTACCGGTGATCGCATACGGGTGCGCGACGGTCGGGTCGGAAATGGCCATGAAGCCGTAGTCGTTGTTGGTGACCCCGATGAAAACGCCGACGGCCTCGCCCCGCAGGCTCGACGCCGGGATGCGGGCGTGCTCGAGGGCCTCCCAGGTGAGCTCCAGCGCCATCCGCTGCTGGGGGTCGATGTTGTCGGCTTCGGTCTTGGCGACCGCGAAGAACTCGGAGTCGAAGCCCTTGATGTCCTTCAGGTAGCCACCGCGGGTGCGCGCCTGCTTGATGCGCTCGGCCAGCCGTGGCTCTTCGAGGAATTCCGACCAGCGCCCCTCGGGCAGGTCGGTGATGGCGTCGCGGCCTTCCAGCAGCGCCTGCCAGGTTTCGTCGGGGCTGTTCATGTCGCCGGGCAGGCGGGTGGACAAGCCGACGATCGCGATGTCGACGCGTTCGGCCGGCCCGCTGCGGGACCAGTCGATGGCCTCGCCGTCGTCCTCGGGCTGCTCGGGCTCGCCCTCGATGATCCGGGTGGCCAGCGATTCGATGGTCGGGTGCTGGAAGGCCACCGCGACCGACAGGGTGACACCGGTCAGGTCTTCGATGTCGGCGGCCATCGCCACCGCGTCGCGGGACGACAAGCCCAGTTCCACCATCGGCACCGACTCGTCGATGTCGTCGGGCGACCTCCCGACGGCCTTGCCCACCCATTCCCGCAGCCACTGGCGCATCTCGGGGACGGTCATGTCGGGCCCTTTAGAAGATTGTCCGGCGGGCGCGTTCTCCTGAGGTTGGTTCTCTGTGTCAGCCATAGCTACCTGTTCAGTCCGATTCGTTGGCAAACGCCTGCGGCGAACCTTGGCCGCGGCGCAAGCTGCCGTCGAGGTAGGCCGCCCGGCAGGCGCGGCGGCCGATCTTCCCGCTGGAGGTACGCGGGATCGAGCCGGCCTGCACCAGCAGCACGTCGCGCACGGTCACCCCGTGCCCGACGGCGATCGCGGCCCGGATGTCGTCGGCAATGGGCTGGTATTCGAGCTTGTGCGTCCCGGCGGCACGTTCCCCGACGATGACCAGTTGCTCGGAGGTGTCTTCGGGGTCGAAGGTCAGACCGGCGTGCGGGTCGTCGAACACCTTCTGCGGCAACTCGTTGGCCGGCACCGAGAACGCGGCCACGTACCCGACGCGCAGCGCCTTGGACGCTTCCTGCGCCGTGTATTCGAGGTCCTGCGGGTAGTGGTTCCGGCCGTCGATGATGACCAGGTCCTTGATGCGGCCCGCAATGTAGAGGTGCCCGTCGTGGTAGGTGCCGTAGTCGCCGGTGCGGACCCACAGCCCGTCGTCGGGAACCCCCTCGGCGTGCGAGTTGGGCACCCGCGACTTGAGGATGTTGCGGAACGTCTGAACGCTCTCCTCTTCCTTGCCCCAGTAGGCGTTACCCAGGTTGTTGCCGTGCAGCCAGATCTCGCCGATCTGTCCGTCGGGCAGCTCGCTGGCCGTGTCGACGTCGACGATGACGGCCCACTCGTCCACGCCGACCTTGCCGGCGGAGACCTGCGCGACCGCGTTCGGCGCGTCGGCGGGAACCTCGACGAAGCGTTGCTTGTTCAGCTCGTCACGGTCCACGTAGATGACCCGCGGCGGCTGGTCCATCGGGGTGGTCGAGACGAACAGCGTGGCCTCGGCCAGACCGTAGGACGGCTTGACTGCGGTCTCCTTCAGCCCATAGGGCTTGAAGGCGTTGTAGAACTTGCGCATCGACGCCGGGTTCACCGGTTCGCTGCCGTTCAGGATGCCCTTGACGTTGCTCAGGTCCAGTGGCGGCTCGTCCTCGCGCGGAACGCCACGCACCGCGGCGTGTTCGAACGCGAAGTTCGGCGCCGCCGAGTAGACCCCACCGGTGTCCTCGGGCTTGCGGGCCAGCTCACGGATCCAGCGGCCGGGCCGGCGCACGAACGCGGCTGGCGTCATGAACGTGAAGCTCTGCCCCAGCACCGGGGCCACCAGTGCCGTGATCAGGCCCATGTCGTGGAAGAACGGCAGCCAGCTCACACCGCGGTCGCCTTCGGCGCCCTCCAACGAGTTCAGCACCTGCACCACGTTGGTGGGCAGGTTGAGGTGGCTGATCTGCACGCCGGACGGGGTGCGGGTCGAGCCGGAGGTGTACTGCAGGTAAGCGATGGTGTCCTCGCCGGCCTCGGGTTCCACCCAGGTCGAGGAGACCTCGGTGGGGACGGCGTCGACGGCGATGACACGCGGCCGTTCTTTGGCCGAACGGGAGCGGATGAACTTGCGGACGCCCTCGGCCGACTCCGAGGTGGTCAGGATCGTCGACGGGGTGCAGTCGTCGAGGACGGCGTGCAACCGGCCGACGTGACCGGGCTCGGCCGGGTCGAACAGCGGCACCGCGATCCGTCCGGAGTACAGCGCCCCGAAAAACGAGATCAGGTAGTCCAGGTTCTGCGGGCACAGGATGGCGATGCGGTCACCGGGCTGGGTGACCTGCTGCAGGCGGGCTCCCACGGCTCGGTTGCGGGCGCTGAATTCCGACCACATGATGTCGCGGGGGATGCCGTCCCGTTCGGTGGAGTAATCGAGGAACCGGTAGGCCAGCTTGTCGCCGCGAACCTTGGCCCACCGCTCCACGTGGCGAACCAAGTTGGTGCCCTTGGGGAAGCGGATCTTCCCTTTCATGATGAACGGGTTGTGGTAGGTCGGTTTGTCGGTCGCCATGCCACCCTCTCCTGTCGCAAAACTCTCTAGGTCGGCCCCGGGCCGATTTTTCAGGTCGGTCTCTCGAGCCGACGGTCAAATCTGGGCGCCGGCAACGCCGGCAGTCGCCTTCGCACGCAAGCCGGTCCGGACTGGCGCGCGCTTCTCGTGGGCGCCTGTCTTAACCAGCCTCGACCCAACCGGGTCAAACACATGCTCTTAAATTTCTCTTAATGTTAAGGGGCGGTGCTCGGCAGACCAAATCACAAGGTACCGCCGAGTAGCCTCGCTACCGCCGCAACTGGGGCTGTGTCCCCCGCCCGATCAGCCGTGTTTGGGATGCGGTGCCTTTTCGATCACACCGCGGGCCCAGTTGAGTATCCATACGGTCGCGGGCTGGCCATCGGAATTCCAGAAATCGGGCGTGCCGTACAGGGCGTGGACGGGCTGACCCGCGCCGCCGGCCAACGTACTCATCGTGCTCGGCAGCCTGGCGGGGCTGAACGCCTCTTTAGGAGCCGCGCAGATCAGGTCGCCATCGGCGCAGATCTCATTGGTCCGGTCGTTCAGCGCGCCGAAGCCACCCGGCCGCGGACCGGTCATCGTCAGGCCGAGCCCGGACAGCACCGGCACCTCATGCAGCGTGATCTCCGCGCCCTCGCCCGGCGGGCTCGGCGGGACCATGTTGCCCACGCCCTGCTCGCGGCGCCCGTCGGCGAGCAACGTCACACCCAGCACCAGGTCCTCGTCCACCGGGCCACGCCCGTTGCCGATGTCGCTGGCGACGTCGCCGGCGATGACCGCGCCCTGCGAGAAGCCGACGATCACGTAGCTGGTCAACGGGCACTTGGTGTTCATGTCCGTGATCGCCTGGACGGTCGCGCGGGTGCCCTCGGCGCGGCTGTCGTTGTAGCTCATCTGGTTGTCAGCGGACATCGGGTTACGGAACTGGGCCGGGTAAGGCACCGTGTAGATCTGCACCCGAGAGCTGGGGAACTGCTGGGAGATCGGCCCGGTCACGCCAAGCAGCAGGGCG
This region includes:
- the culp6 gene encoding carboxylesterase Culp6 — protein: MAKISRRKRNRLLAWAAAASVALLVALVMVAAVVILRHRDAPPSAVPPGVLPSGPPTSSQPKKPRPAYQDASCPDVQLISIPGTWESSSQDDPFNPTFNPNALLLGVTGPISQQFPSSRVQIYTVPYPAQFRNPMSADNQMSYNDSRAEGTRATVQAITDMNTKCPLTSYVIVGFSQGAVIAGDVASDIGNGRGPVDEDLVLGVTLLADGRREQGVGNMVPPSPPGEGAEITLHEVPVLSGLGLTMTGPRPGGFGALNDRTNEICADGDLICAAPKEAFSPARLPSTMSTLAGGAGQPVHALYGTPDFWNSDGQPATVWILNWARGVIEKAPHPKHG
- the fadD32 gene encoding long-chain-fatty-acid--AMP ligase FadD32 encodes the protein MATDKPTYHNPFIMKGKIRFPKGTNLVRHVERWAKVRGDKLAYRFLDYSTERDGIPRDIMWSEFSARNRAVGARLQQVTQPGDRIAILCPQNLDYLISFFGALYSGRIAVPLFDPAEPGHVGRLHAVLDDCTPSTILTTSESAEGVRKFIRSRSAKERPRVIAVDAVPTEVSSTWVEPEAGEDTIAYLQYTSGSTRTPSGVQISHLNLPTNVVQVLNSLEGAEGDRGVSWLPFFHDMGLITALVAPVLGQSFTFMTPAAFVRRPGRWIRELARKPEDTGGVYSAAPNFAFEHAAVRGVPREDEPPLDLSNVKGILNGSEPVNPASMRKFYNAFKPYGLKETAVKPSYGLAEATLFVSTTPMDQPPRVIYVDRDELNKQRFVEVPADAPNAVAQVSAGKVGVDEWAVIVDVDTASELPDGQIGEIWLHGNNLGNAYWGKEEESVQTFRNILKSRVPNSHAEGVPDDGLWVRTGDYGTYHDGHLYIAGRIKDLVIIDGRNHYPQDLEYTAQEASKALRVGYVAAFSVPANELPQKVFDDPHAGLTFDPEDTSEQLVIVGERAAGTHKLEYQPIADDIRAAIAVGHGVTVRDVLLVQAGSIPRTSSGKIGRRACRAAYLDGSLRRGQGSPQAFANESD
- the pks13 gene encoding polyketide synthase Pks13 (Pks13 is a key enzyme in mycolic acid biosynthesis.), producing MADTENQPQENAPAGQSSKGPDMTVPEMRQWLREWVGKAVGRSPDDIDESVPMVELGLSSRDAVAMAADIEDLTGVTLSVAVAFQHPTIESLATRIIEGEPEQPEDDGEAIDWSRSGPAERVDIAIVGLSTRLPGDMNSPDETWQALLEGRDAITDLPEGRWSEFLEEPRLAERIKQARTRGGYLKDIKGFDSEFFAVAKTEADNIDPQQRMALELTWEALEHARIPASSLRGEAVGVFIGVTNNDYGFMAISDPTVAHPYAITGNSGAIIPNRVSYFYDFRGPSVMVDTACSSSLVAIHQGVQALRSGEADVVLAGGVNALVTPAVTLGFDEIGAVLAPDGRIKSFSADADGYTRSEGGGMVVLKRVDDARRDGDQILAVIAGSAVNHDGRSNGLIAPNQDAQAEVLRRAYKDAGIDPRNVDYIEAHGTGTILGDPIEAEALGRVVGRNRPADRPALLGAIKTNIGHLESAAGVASIAKVALALHHDKLPPSINFTAPSPYIDFDAMRLKVVDHVADWPRYGGYALAGVSSFGFGGANAHVVLREVLPRDVIEREPEPEATPQAVVTSAGGDIAEGEGHSLRFDEYGEIITDETVGVGGADDEYELPGVTEEALRLKELALEELAAQEPTPPLIPLVVSAFLTSRKKAAAAELADWMESPEGQASSLESIGRSLSRRNHGRSRAVVLAHDHEEAIKGLRAVAEGKQRPNVFSVDGPVTNGPVWAMAGFGAQHRKMAKSLYLRNEVFAKWIEKVDSLIQDERGYSVLELILDDSHEYGIETSNVTIFAIQIALGELLKHHGAKPAAVVGQSLGEPASAYFAGGLSLEDATRVICSRSHLMGEGEAMLFGEYIRFMAIVEYSADELKTVFSDYPDLEVCVYAAPSQTVIGGPPDQIDAIVARAESEGKFARKLQTKGAGHTSQMDPLLGEFSAELQGIKPKSPTVGIFSTVHEGTYIKPGSEPIHDVAYWIKGMRHSVYFTHGIRNAVDSGFTTFLELAPNPVALMQIGLTTAAAGLHDAQLIATLARKQDEVESMITAMAQLYVYGHDLDVRTLFTRAKGPEDYANIPPTRFKRKEHWLDVHFTGDTAVLMPGNHVALPDGRHVWEYAPREKTDLAALVRSAATTVLPDAVITAAEQRAVPGLGARLVTTLTRHPGGASVQVHARIDESFTLVYDALVSRGGTEAVLPAAVGAGTAVAVSAAEPGGEVAAIGAGTEDDDAQTLSDSLTTRYMPAGFTKWSPESGETIAERLGTIVGAAMGYEPEDLPWEVPLIELGLDSLMAVRIKNRVEYDFDLPPIQLTAVRDANLYAVEKLIEYAIEHRDEVQQLHEYQKTQTAEEIAKAQAELLSGATPNTVLAPAPDPQAEPQTQAEPQTQPDGEAQGGAAQPEAAPDASDVPIPPPPTDPSGPAGAAGNGTAAAGNGQAVDHKGTAAALSQEAVAKALNSDVPPRDQAERVTFATWAIVTGKSPGGIFNPLPQLDEVSAKKMADRLSERAEGPITVEDVLSSANIEELADKVRGYLEAGVLDGFVRTLRPRREGDPTPPVFVFHPAGGSTVVYEPLLNRLPPETPMYGFERVEGSIEERAEIYVPKLIEMQGDGPYILVGWSLGGVLAYACAIGLKRLGKDVRFVGLIDAVRAGEEIPQTKEEIRKRWDRYAKFAEKTFNVTIPAIPYEHLEQLDDEGQVRFVLDAVKESGVQIPAGIIEHQRTSYLDNRAIDTAQIQPFDGHVTLYMADRYHDDAIMFEPRYAIRKPDGGWGEYVSDLEVVPIGGEHIQAIDEPIIAKVGEHMSRALKEIQSRTS